The Synechococcus sp. RS9916 DNA segment CAGAGGCCATAGAGCGGGATGAACAGCAGCGCACCCACTGGAGAGCGCAACGCCTCCAGCCAAGGAGTGATGGAAGCCAACACGTCAGTCAACACCGCGCAACGAATGCCAAAGCCATGCTGACCGATCCCTGCAGACGAACGGCGTTGACCCGAAAAGGGCACGCTTTCTAACCAGCTCCTGCCAGATCCGCAAGACCTGGCAACACTGCAATCAACCCCTGTCGCTGGCCCCAATGGCCACCGCCTATCGCCCCCGGCAGCGTTTGGCCCTAATCGGCCTGATCTGCGCACTCCTGGCAGGCTGCAGCCAGGGCAGTTCTTCGCTGCCCAGAGTGCTGCGCATTGCCAAATCCTCCACCGATCCGGGCGGGCTGGACGTGGAAGCCTCCGTGCGAGATCGGCGTGTGGTCAAAGATGTGCAGGAGCTGCTGCAGGACTTTGACCCCGGACTGCGGCTTCACCCCACCAGCTATTCGGAGCTCAATCTGGTGAGGGAAATCGATCGCCAAACCTCCAGCGGTCTCGGTCCCGATCTGATCATCACCAACGGCAACACCGCCTTAGCGCTGCAAGAGCAAGAGCTCACCCAGCCGGTGCCGCTGACGCCAGAGGAACGCTCCCGCATTTCCCCCATGGCTCTTCAACGGGTCACCGGAGCCAACGGGGCGATCGCCGGAGTACCGATCGGCCAGTACGTGCAGCTGGCTTGCTACGACAAACGGAGGCTGCCCAAACCGCCGGAAACCCTCAGGGCCTTAGCCCAGGCCAGCGGCAAAGGGAAGATCTTCGGCTTTGCCCTGCATCTGGAAGATCTCTACTGGACCCTGGGGGGATTCCAAGCCACACCAGCTCTACAGGCGGCCCTCAACGATGAGGCCGCCAGTACCCAGGACAACAGCCGACTCGTCGCCTGGCTGAACTGGCTGCAAAACGCCAGCTTTCAGCAGAACGTGTTGTTTCTGAGCAATCAGGTCGTCCTGGGCGAGCAGCTGATCCAGGGACAACTCGACTGGATTACCTGCTGGAGTTCCCAACTGCCCAAACTGCGCGGCGCCCTCAACGAGCATCTTGGCGTCACCATCCTGCCCAAAGGACCGATGGGCCAAGCCAGTCCGATCACACGTCTGCAGGTGTGGGCGCTGGGGCGTAATTCCAGCCGCAGGCAGCGGAGCGACAGTCTGAAATTGCTCGGCTTCATGGTGGAGCCCTGGACGCAAAAGACCCTCGCCCTCAACTACCGCACCTCCTTTCCTGTGAATCCCCAGGTGGCTCCCATCGTGCAACGGCAACTGGCTTTTGAACGGAACGTGACCGACGAACACCTGGAACTGGGGCTCAGCGACAAACCAAGCACCCGCTACGCCAACGCAGTGCTGGCAGCCGTGAGCACCAATCCGCAGCGCATGGCCGATGTCAACGGCGTGCTCAGCAGCGTGGTGTTCGGCACCCGCACCCCGAAGGAAGCGACGAGCGCCTTGCAAAACACCCTCCGCGGAGAGCAACCGTGAGCTGGACCATCCCCCTGGCGACGACCCACTTGGCGACCATCGCGCCGGAGGCGATCGGCGAAGAGCTGCTCAGCTGGCTGGCCTATCTGCAACGAGGCTCCGTGCTGCTGCAGTTGGCGGTCGTGATCGGGATACCCGTGCTGATTCGCCGCATGC contains these protein-coding regions:
- a CDS encoding ABC transporter substrate-binding protein — its product is MATAYRPRQRLALIGLICALLAGCSQGSSSLPRVLRIAKSSTDPGGLDVEASVRDRRVVKDVQELLQDFDPGLRLHPTSYSELNLVREIDRQTSSGLGPDLIITNGNTALALQEQELTQPVPLTPEERSRISPMALQRVTGANGAIAGVPIGQYVQLACYDKRRLPKPPETLRALAQASGKGKIFGFALHLEDLYWTLGGFQATPALQAALNDEAASTQDNSRLVAWLNWLQNASFQQNVLFLSNQVVLGEQLIQGQLDWITCWSSQLPKLRGALNEHLGVTILPKGPMGQASPITRLQVWALGRNSSRRQRSDSLKLLGFMVEPWTQKTLALNYRTSFPVNPQVAPIVQRQLAFERNVTDEHLELGLSDKPSTRYANAVLAAVSTNPQRMADVNGVLSSVVFGTRTPKEATSALQNTLRGEQP